The proteins below come from a single Hyperolius riggenbachi isolate aHypRig1 chromosome 8, aHypRig1.pri, whole genome shotgun sequence genomic window:
- the LOC137528803 gene encoding CD59 glycoprotein-like has translation MRKEILFSFLLLVLLQCHTAFSLQCYACPNYLCTVPQAVTCMPNQLCATKMKKSGGVNYKKLGCVNITECNKDVSEVEAGTTISVHNKCCEGELCNSATISAAIARLPLIIGAVLVMWVTKLF, from the exons ATGAGGAAGGAAATTTTATTCTCTTTTCTGCTCCTTGTCCTCCTGCAGTGCCACACTG ccttctccTTGCAGTGTTATGCCTGTCCTAACTACCTGTGCACAGTGCCTCAAGCTGTGACCTGCATGCCCAACCAGCTCTGCGCGACCAAAATGAAAAAGTCAG GTGGGGTCAATTACAAGAAActgggctgtgtgaacatcacAGAGTGCAACAAAGACGTCTCAGAGGTAGAAGCCGGGACCACCATATCAGTTCACAACAAATGTTGTGAAGGCGAGCTCTGCAATTCAGCAACCATTTCAGCTGCCATCGCAAGACTTCCGCTCATCATCGGAGCTGTGCTGGTCATGTGGGTCACCAAATTGTTCTGA